One window of the Bacteroidota bacterium genome contains the following:
- a CDS encoding sigma-54 dependent transcriptional regulator, whose protein sequence is MASILVIDDEKSIRNTLKEVLEYEHYLVDIACDGVEGLDIFNKNSYDVVLCDIKMDKMDGIEVLDKIMESDRETTVIMISGHGNIDTAVECIKKGAFDFIEKPLDLNRLLITIRNGMDKTQLLSETKVLKRKVNKTFEIVGNSEAINKVKELIDRVAPTDARVLITGKNGTGKELVARWLHEKSHRANQPFVEVNCAAIPSELIESELFGHEKGAFTSAIKQRIGKFEQANGGTLFLDEIGDMSLSAQAKVLRALQENKISRVGSDKDIDVDVRIVAATNKDLKTEIENHNFREDLYHRLSVILIDVPTLNERIEDIPILADHFLNEICAEYGMTKKAINPDAIAELQKINWTGNIREFRNVLERLIILCGKEIYGKDVLAYAQPISK, encoded by the coding sequence ATGGCTAGCATATTAGTAATTGATGACGAAAAAAGTATCCGGAACACTTTGAAAGAAGTCCTTGAATACGAACATTACCTGGTTGATATAGCTTGCGACGGGGTGGAAGGTTTAGATATCTTCAACAAAAACAGTTACGATGTTGTGCTTTGCGACATCAAAATGGACAAGATGGACGGAATTGAAGTGCTCGATAAAATCATGGAAAGTGACCGGGAAACGACGGTGATCATGATTTCTGGCCACGGCAATATAGATACGGCAGTTGAATGTATCAAAAAAGGAGCTTTCGATTTCATTGAAAAGCCGTTGGACCTGAACCGTCTGTTGATCACTATCCGCAACGGGATGGATAAAACCCAGCTGTTGAGCGAAACAAAAGTACTGAAACGCAAGGTCAACAAAACTTTTGAAATTGTGGGGAATTCGGAAGCCATCAATAAAGTAAAGGAACTTATTGACCGTGTGGCGCCAACCGATGCCAGAGTTCTGATTACCGGCAAAAACGGCACAGGCAAAGAATTGGTTGCCCGCTGGCTGCACGAAAAGAGCCACAGGGCAAATCAGCCCTTTGTTGAAGTCAACTGCGCAGCCATTCCTTCTGAATTAATTGAAAGTGAACTTTTTGGACACGAGAAAGGAGCCTTTACTTCAGCCATTAAACAACGCATCGGCAAATTCGAACAGGCCAACGGAGGCACACTTTTCCTGGATGAAATCGGGGATATGAGCCTTTCTGCCCAGGCCAAAGTTCTTCGGGCTTTGCAGGAGAACAAGATATCCCGCGTGGGCAGCGATAAAGATATTGACGTTGACGTCAGGATAGTTGCAGCCACCAACAAAGACCTTAAAACAGAAATTGAAAACCACAATTTCCGCGAAGATCTTTACCACCGGCTTAGCGTTATCCTCATTGATGTTCCTACCTTAAACGAAAGAATTGAAGATATTCCAATCCTGGCGGATCATTTTCTGAATGAAATCTGCGCCGAATACGGGATGACTAAAAAAGCAATAAATCCCGATGCCATTGCCGAACTTCAAAAAATCAACTGGACAGGTAATATCAGGGAATTCAGGAATGTTCTGGAGAGACTGATTATCCTCTGCGGGAAAGAAATATACGGAAAAGATGTGCTGGCATACGCTCAGCCTATTTCCAAATAA
- a CDS encoding SGNH/GDSL hydrolase family protein, producing MRNLICSGYLKSIGITLIILLQTISAQSQISQQGKSAGKPKGSITYPLIPANNSNIQYTGRIDFSNKACPRFSSPGVYIQAKFTGTLCDIELSDPNNHNYIEVVVDNGPAKRIKVENGIMRVAEGLANKTHTILICKDTEAAIGWLEFKGFRCKRLLPMAQKQVRKIECYGNSITCGAKMIAGLCEQGTGDNWNITNKAYMSYGAVTARKLNAQWQLTSWSGIGLVHSCCNMPVTMPDVYDRTFLENPSSAKWDFSSYIPDLVTICLGQNDGIIDSSVFCSKYVEFILSIRAKYPHAAIFCLTSPMSDDALLQFQKKCLSTIVHTMNAEKNDSKVYQVILTNKLNSGCGNHPDEAQHELIARELSKAIKEKLGW from the coding sequence ATGAGAAATTTAATTTGTTCAGGATACCTTAAGTCAATTGGCATAACTTTAATCATATTACTACAAACAATTTCGGCTCAATCGCAAATCAGCCAACAGGGTAAATCTGCAGGTAAACCCAAGGGCTCAATCACTTATCCTCTTATTCCTGCTAATAATTCTAATATCCAATATACAGGAAGAATAGATTTCAGTAATAAAGCCTGTCCCCGGTTTTCATCACCCGGGGTATATATTCAGGCAAAATTTACCGGTACTTTGTGTGACATAGAACTATCCGATCCAAATAACCACAATTACATTGAAGTGGTAGTCGACAATGGCCCCGCAAAAAGGATAAAAGTAGAAAATGGAATCATGAGGGTTGCCGAAGGTTTGGCGAATAAAACCCACACCATCCTGATATGCAAAGATACGGAAGCAGCTATAGGATGGCTCGAATTTAAAGGATTCAGATGTAAAAGGCTTTTGCCAATGGCCCAAAAACAGGTGAGAAAGATTGAGTGCTATGGAAATTCAATCACCTGTGGTGCCAAAATGATTGCCGGATTATGCGAACAAGGCACCGGTGACAACTGGAATATCACCAACAAGGCGTATATGTCGTACGGAGCCGTTACTGCCCGCAAGCTCAATGCCCAATGGCAGCTTACTTCCTGGTCGGGAATCGGACTGGTACACAGCTGCTGCAACATGCCCGTCACTATGCCCGATGTTTACGACAGGACTTTCCTTGAAAATCCCTCTTCGGCTAAATGGGATTTCTCCAGCTATATCCCGGACTTAGTCACCATCTGTCTGGGACAAAACGACGGGATTATCGATTCGTCCGTATTCTGCTCAAAATATGTCGAATTCATCCTGTCCATCAGGGCAAAATATCCTCATGCAGCAATTTTCTGCCTGACTAGTCCCATGAGTGATGATGCCCTTCTCCAGTTTCAGAAGAAATGCCTGAGCACAATCGTTCATACGATGAATGCTGAAAAGAACGACAGCAAAGTATATCAGGTTATCTTGACCAACAAACTTAATTCCGGCTGTGGAAACCATCCGGATGAAGCCCAACATGAATTAATTGCCCGCGAATTGTCAAAAGCCATCAAAGAAAAACTGGGCTGGTAA
- a CDS encoding dihydrolipoamide acetyltransferase family protein: MAIPVIMPRQGQSVETCVITQWNKQVGDEVKKGDVLFSYETDKASFEEEAKADGQLLAIFYNEGDEVPVLTNVAVLGKAGENIEEFRAGKSTAAPVAEEQKPAAHVAEPASQSAPVTESVEAEPLTGEIKISPRAKHLAEKLGVPVSKLQGSGPEGRVIEHDVEAYAKSGALMTPLAAEMAADKNLQPGAASGLGGRTLSFDLVETANIYSEDSEVKKLSNMRKIIAKAMYESIQNSAQLTHHMGADVRKLLDFRKKVKAAMDKGSTDNITLNDMVCYAVIKALKKNPEANAHFLGDSIRTFNKVHLGIAVDTPRGLMVPVVRNADDLSLKGLSSQLKALAESCKKGNVNPELLASTAASFTVSNLGNYGVELFTPIINLPQVAILGVNTIVNRPADLGNGVFGFVPYMGLSLTYDHRAIDGGPATLFLREIKMQIENWNETL, translated from the coding sequence ATGGCAATACCTGTAATTATGCCCCGGCAGGGACAATCAGTTGAGACTTGCGTCATTACCCAGTGGAATAAGCAGGTTGGTGATGAAGTAAAAAAAGGCGATGTGCTTTTTTCTTATGAAACCGATAAGGCATCTTTTGAGGAGGAAGCTAAAGCCGACGGCCAATTATTGGCAATCTTTTATAATGAAGGAGATGAAGTTCCTGTACTGACCAATGTGGCAGTATTAGGTAAGGCAGGCGAAAATATTGAAGAATTTCGTGCTGGTAAAAGTACCGCAGCTCCTGTTGCTGAAGAGCAAAAACCAGCCGCTCATGTGGCTGAACCTGCAAGTCAGTCAGCTCCGGTGACAGAAAGTGTAGAAGCTGAACCTTTAACCGGTGAAATAAAAATATCTCCCCGTGCCAAACATTTGGCAGAAAAGCTTGGAGTTCCGGTTTCAAAATTGCAGGGCAGCGGCCCTGAAGGCAGGGTGATCGAACATGATGTCGAGGCTTATGCAAAATCCGGGGCCCTGATGACCCCTCTTGCTGCTGAGATGGCTGCCGATAAAAACCTTCAGCCGGGTGCAGCTTCCGGTTTAGGCGGCAGAACATTGAGTTTCGACCTTGTCGAAACAGCCAATATTTATTCCGAAGATTCCGAGGTGAAGAAGTTAAGCAATATGCGTAAGATCATTGCCAAGGCCATGTACGAATCTATTCAGAATTCCGCACAGCTTACCCACCACATGGGCGCAGATGTCAGGAAGCTTCTTGATTTCCGTAAAAAAGTCAAGGCTGCCATGGATAAAGGCAGTACAGACAACATCACGCTTAACGATATGGTTTGTTATGCTGTGATCAAAGCATTGAAGAAAAATCCTGAAGCCAATGCTCATTTTCTGGGCGACAGCATTCGTACATTCAATAAAGTCCACCTGGGAATTGCCGTTGATACGCCACGTGGTTTAATGGTTCCTGTTGTACGGAATGCCGATGACCTGTCACTCAAAGGACTGTCTTCACAACTTAAGGCCTTGGCCGAAAGTTGCAAGAAAGGCAATGTCAATCCTGAGTTGCTTGCCAGCACCGCAGCTTCATTTACAGTATCCAATTTAGGTAACTATGGCGTTGAATTGTTTACTCCTATCATCAATTTACCGCAGGTGGCTATTTTAGGGGTCAACACAATTGTCAACCGTCCGGCGGATTTAGGAAACGGAGTCTTTGGTTTTGTTCCTTACATGGGACTTTCGCTTACTTACGATCATCGTGCTATTGATGGCGGTCCTGCTACTCTTTTCCTTAGGGAAATTAAGATGCAGATCGAGAACTGGAATGAAACTTTGTAA
- the lpdA gene encoding dihydrolipoyl dehydrogenase, whose translation MFDLAIIGAGPAGYVAAERAGQKGLSVVLFDKNKLGGVCLNEGCIPTKTLLYTAKLYDHAREGEKYGISCKEVSFDFAKIMQRKNKVVKRLVAGVGAAMKKYNVEVVFAPATIQGKSSDGSINITAGEQNYSCKNLLIATGSETFIPPIKGLNRDEILTNREILELDAVPQTLTIIGGGVIGMEFASFFSSMGCKVSVVEMMPEILPGIDSEMSVLLRQGYAKKGVSFYLGSKVTEIKGNEVFFEKDGKTQSITGEKLLMSVGRRAVTKGFGLENLGVELNRGGIKIDNHCQTNIPNVYAAGDVTGFSLLAHTASREGEVVVNNICGQADTMRYDAVPAVVYTNPEISSVGLTEEQAKQKNIKYKIRTLPMAFAGRFLAENEGVNGFAKVLVGEKYGEILGVHIIGNPSSELIYGAAMMIEAQLRVKDVSQVIFPHPTVSEILKETMFAFNE comes from the coding sequence ATGTTTGATTTAGCGATAATAGGAGCAGGGCCTGCCGGATATGTGGCTGCAGAGCGCGCCGGACAAAAAGGGCTGAGTGTGGTCCTTTTTGATAAAAACAAATTAGGCGGTGTTTGCTTAAACGAAGGATGTATTCCTACAAAAACCTTGTTATATACTGCAAAACTGTATGATCATGCCAGGGAAGGCGAGAAGTATGGAATAAGTTGCAAGGAAGTAAGTTTTGATTTTGCCAAGATCATGCAGCGCAAGAACAAGGTGGTAAAACGCCTGGTTGCCGGTGTTGGCGCCGCCATGAAGAAATATAACGTGGAAGTGGTTTTCGCACCTGCTACAATTCAGGGTAAATCATCTGACGGCAGTATTAATATCACTGCCGGCGAACAAAATTATTCCTGCAAAAATCTTCTGATTGCCACCGGTTCGGAAACTTTTATTCCGCCTATCAAAGGGCTGAACAGGGATGAAATACTCACCAACCGCGAAATTCTCGAGCTGGATGCTGTTCCTCAGACTCTTACGATTATTGGAGGAGGTGTCATCGGAATGGAGTTCGCCAGTTTCTTCAGCAGCATGGGATGTAAAGTATCGGTGGTTGAAATGATGCCGGAAATCCTGCCGGGAATAGACAGCGAAATGAGCGTGCTTCTTCGTCAGGGATATGCTAAAAAAGGCGTTTCTTTCTATCTTGGTTCAAAAGTGACTGAAATCAAAGGAAATGAGGTCTTTTTCGAGAAAGACGGAAAGACACAAAGCATTACCGGAGAAAAATTGCTGATGAGCGTTGGCCGCAGGGCGGTTACCAAAGGATTTGGACTGGAAAATCTTGGCGTTGAGCTCAACCGGGGTGGAATAAAGATTGACAATCATTGCCAGACCAATATCCCCAATGTTTATGCAGCTGGAGATGTCACCGGTTTTTCATTGTTGGCTCATACGGCCAGCAGGGAAGGTGAAGTGGTGGTGAACAATATTTGTGGCCAGGCCGATACCATGCGTTACGATGCTGTGCCGGCTGTGGTTTACACCAATCCGGAGATTTCGAGTGTGGGGCTGACGGAGGAACAGGCAAAACAAAAGAATATTAAATATAAAATAAGGACATTGCCGATGGCTTTTGCAGGTCGTTTTCTTGCCGAGAATGAAGGCGTCAATGGCTTTGCAAAAGTGCTGGTAGGAGAGAAATATGGAGAAATATTGGGGGTACATATTATTGGCAATCCAAGTTCAGAACTCATTTACGGAGCTGCCATGATGATTGAGGCCCAACTAAGGGTGAAAGATGTGTCCCAGGTAATATTCCCCCATCCTACAGTATCCGAGATACTTAAAGAGACCATGTTTGCTTTTAATGAATAG
- a CDS encoding thiamine pyrophosphate-dependent enzyme, protein MPKIQFVDPLKTREKGEITFGTIPVCQYNKSIEDEKNNFSTEDFIRIYHDMSVIREFETMINQIKIAGEYNGVKYTHPGPAHLSIGQEASAVGMAYNLTVDDYIFGSHRSHGEILAKGLSAIHQLSDNRLMEIMSGFFGGNALHVVEKEHKGTVKELAIKFLLYGTLSEIFARENGFNKGLGGSMHAFFTPFGVYPNNAIVGGSADISTGAALYKKVNRKPGIVVANIGDASLGCGPVWEAMAFATMDQFTKLWDGEYRGGLPIIFNFMNNQYGMGGQTRGETMGYDMLARFGAGVNPEMMHSERVDGYNPLAVIDAFKRKKKILEEKHGPVLMDTITYRVSGHSPSDASSYRTKEEIEAWQNADSIIDFGNNLAEADVASAAQLDEIRAEIKEQLTRTLKLAINDEISPRLNLDKNPEAIGDMMFSNGSVDKMESREPEVLMPLSENPRVKAIKNKERFAFDKDGKPFSKVKTFQLRDGIFEAIIDRFYKDPTLVAYGEENRDWGGAFAVYRGMTEALPYHRLFNSPISEGAIVGTAIGYGMAGGRAIAEIMYCDFLGRCGDEVFNQLPKWQAMSGNVIKMPVVIRVSVGSKYGAQHSQDWSSLVAHIPGLKVVFPVTPYDAKGLMNSALQGTDPVIFFESQRIYDIGEMFHKEGVPEGYYEIPIGEPDVKREGKDITILTIGSTLYTALKAADILKEKYGMEAEIIDARSLVPFNYDLVIESVKKTGKILLASDATTRGSYLNDLAANITELAFDELDAPVVVLGSRNWITPAHEMEKYFFPQPDTIIDAIHEKIIPLKGHTAKNNFTRNEHLRRSRMGV, encoded by the coding sequence ATGCCTAAAATTCAATTTGTAGATCCTTTAAAAACCAGGGAAAAAGGTGAAATAACCTTTGGAACTATTCCGGTTTGCCAGTACAATAAAAGTATTGAGGATGAAAAGAATAACTTTTCAACAGAAGATTTTATAAGAATTTATCATGATATGTCGGTGATCCGGGAATTTGAAACCATGATCAACCAGATCAAGATTGCCGGCGAATACAATGGTGTTAAATATACCCATCCGGGTCCTGCCCACTTATCCATCGGACAGGAAGCCTCAGCTGTAGGTATGGCCTACAATCTAACCGTTGATGATTATATTTTCGGTTCCCACCGTAGCCATGGAGAAATTTTGGCTAAAGGCTTATCCGCTATTCATCAATTGTCCGATAACCGCCTGATGGAAATCATGTCGGGTTTCTTTGGAGGAAATGCCCTTCACGTTGTTGAGAAAGAACATAAAGGGACAGTAAAAGAACTGGCCATTAAGTTTTTGTTATATGGTACCTTATCGGAGATTTTTGCCCGTGAAAATGGATTCAATAAAGGTTTGGGCGGGTCAATGCATGCCTTTTTCACTCCGTTTGGCGTTTATCCCAATAATGCCATTGTTGGTGGTTCTGCGGATATTTCTACAGGTGCTGCTTTGTATAAAAAAGTAAACAGAAAGCCGGGTATCGTAGTGGCCAATATCGGAGATGCTTCACTGGGTTGCGGCCCTGTTTGGGAAGCAATGGCTTTTGCCACGATGGATCAGTTTACCAAACTCTGGGATGGAGAATACCGCGGTGGTTTGCCAATCATCTTCAATTTCATGAACAACCAGTACGGGATGGGCGGACAGACCCGTGGTGAAACTATGGGATATGATATGCTTGCACGTTTTGGTGCCGGTGTAAATCCTGAAATGATGCATTCTGAAAGGGTTGATGGTTATAATCCCTTAGCCGTTATTGATGCCTTCAAACGTAAAAAGAAGATTCTTGAAGAAAAACATGGCCCGGTTTTAATGGATACCATCACATACCGCGTTAGCGGGCATTCACCTTCCGACGCTTCATCCTACCGTACCAAGGAAGAAATTGAAGCATGGCAAAATGCTGATTCTATCATTGATTTTGGAAATAATCTGGCTGAGGCTGATGTTGCATCTGCTGCCCAGTTAGACGAAATCAGGGCAGAAATAAAAGAACAATTGACCCGGACCTTGAAATTGGCCATCAATGATGAAATTTCTCCAAGGCTGAACCTGGATAAGAACCCTGAAGCTATTGGGGATATGATGTTTTCAAATGGTTCGGTTGATAAAATGGAAAGCCGTGAACCGGAAGTATTGATGCCTCTTAGTGAAAATCCAAGGGTTAAGGCCATCAAAAATAAGGAGCGTTTTGCTTTCGACAAGGATGGAAAACCATTTTCTAAGGTTAAAACTTTCCAGCTGAGAGATGGTATTTTTGAAGCTATTATTGACCGGTTTTATAAGGATCCTACTCTGGTTGCTTATGGAGAGGAAAACCGCGACTGGGGCGGTGCATTTGCTGTATATCGCGGGATGACCGAAGCTCTTCCTTATCATCGTTTGTTTAATTCGCCTATTTCAGAAGGTGCCATAGTTGGAACAGCCATAGGTTATGGAATGGCAGGTGGAAGGGCTATTGCCGAAATCATGTATTGCGATTTTCTGGGCCGTTGCGGTGATGAAGTATTCAATCAGCTTCCTAAATGGCAGGCCATGAGCGGTAATGTAATTAAAATGCCTGTAGTTATCCGTGTTTCTGTAGGTTCAAAATATGGAGCCCAGCATTCGCAGGATTGGTCTTCGTTGGTGGCACACATTCCCGGACTTAAAGTTGTGTTCCCCGTTACTCCTTACGACGCAAAAGGTCTGATGAATTCGGCATTACAGGGTACCGATCCGGTTATTTTCTTTGAAAGCCAGAGGATTTACGACATAGGTGAAATGTTCCATAAGGAAGGTGTTCCCGAAGGATATTATGAAATTCCAATAGGTGAACCTGATGTTAAACGTGAAGGTAAGGATATCACCATACTTACGATTGGTTCTACTTTGTATACGGCTTTAAAAGCTGCCGATATTCTCAAAGAGAAATATGGTATGGAAGCCGAAATTATTGATGCCCGTAGTCTGGTTCCGTTTAACTATGATTTGGTTATTGAATCGGTTAAAAAGACAGGAAAAATATTGTTGGCCAGTGATGCCACCACGCGCGGTTCCTATTTGAATGACCTTGCTGCAAATATTACAGAATTGGCATTTGATGAACTGGATGCTCCTGTAGTGGTTTTGGGTTCAAGGAATTGGATAACCCCTGCTCACGAAATGGAAAAATATTTCTTCCCGCAGCCTGATACCATTATCGATGCAATTCATGAGAAAATCATTCCTTTAAAAGGACATACGGCAAAAAATAATTTTACCAGGAATGAGCATTTGAGACGCAGCCGTATGGGAGTTTAA
- the lpoB gene encoding penicillin-binding protein activator LpoB — translation MKKILNTSIVFALAFLLTSCYSTSPRHTVQRVNTDEQIDLSGRWNDSDSRMSADALTDQVLGEKWLPMFEQRHNGTRPVIVVGLVKNKSYEHIDAETFIKDIEKAIIRNGSVRLVQAGDKREELRTERANQQQFSSAETIKKWGRELGADYIMQGTINSIVDTYNNQKVVYYQIDLEMTDLETNEIVWMGDKKIKKYIEN, via the coding sequence ATGAAAAAAATACTAAATACTTCAATAGTTTTTGCCCTGGCATTTTTATTGACTTCCTGCTATTCCACAAGTCCACGGCATACGGTTCAAAGGGTCAATACCGATGAGCAAATAGACTTAAGCGGAAGGTGGAACGACAGCGACTCCCGGATGTCGGCAGATGCCTTAACCGATCAGGTTTTGGGTGAAAAATGGCTGCCCATGTTCGAACAAAGGCACAATGGTACAAGGCCGGTGATAGTTGTAGGACTGGTTAAAAACAAAAGCTATGAGCACATTGATGCTGAGACATTCATCAAAGACATTGAAAAAGCGATAATCCGCAATGGCTCTGTCAGATTGGTTCAGGCTGGTGATAAACGCGAAGAATTAAGGACTGAAAGAGCCAATCAGCAACAATTTTCATCAGCAGAAACCATAAAAAAATGGGGACGTGAGTTGGGTGCAGATTATATTATGCAAGGCACCATCAATTCTATCGTTGATACATACAATAACCAGAAAGTGGTTTATTACCAGATAGATCTGGAAATGACCGATTTGGAAACCAATGAAATTGTATGGATGGGTGACAAAAAAATCAAAAAATATATTGAAAATTAA
- a CDS encoding phospho-sugar mutase, producing the protein MGKGENNSSVDERVKLWLEGNFDEKTKEEVRKLLKNPAELNESFYRDLEFGTGGLRGIMGVGTNRMNIYTVGMATQGLCNYLKQQFSKLPEIKVAIAHDSRNNSKLFAETAAKILSANGIKVFLFDSLRPTPELSFTVRYLKCQSGIVITASHNPKEYNGYKVYWDDGGQIIAPHDKNIIEEVKKIKNIDQVRLDGNKDKIEIIGEEIDEIYTDKIKTLSISPELIKKNNDLKIVYTPLHGSGVKLIPKILEKFGFRNVIHVPQQDVTDGNFPTVKSPNPEEHAALDLALEKAKETDADLVLASDPDADRVGVAVKNKDGQFVLLNGNQTATLLINYLISCRASKKILNGNQYIVKTIVTTDLIADIAKKYKVEYFDVLTGFKYIADTIQQNEKENKDFIGGGEESYGFLAADFVRDKDAVMTCALVAETAAWARENGKTLWDVLVDIYVEYGFYKESLISIVRQGKSGAEEIQKMMERFRNNPPSFINNSEVMLINDYLKHLSYGKLSTPNDITLPVSNVLQFFLKDGSKISIRPSGTEPKIKFYFSVKEKLANKDDFQKVDDLLAERIKNIIADLKIS; encoded by the coding sequence ATGGGAAAGGGAGAAAATAACAGCTCAGTAGATGAAAGAGTAAAGCTGTGGCTTGAAGGGAATTTTGACGAAAAAACTAAAGAGGAAGTTAGAAAGCTATTAAAAAATCCCGCGGAGTTAAACGAATCGTTTTATCGCGATTTGGAATTCGGTACTGGTGGATTACGCGGTATCATGGGGGTTGGTACAAACCGCATGAATATTTATACGGTAGGAATGGCCACTCAGGGATTATGCAATTATTTAAAACAGCAGTTTTCAAAACTTCCGGAAATAAAAGTTGCAATTGCCCATGATAGCCGGAATAACAGCAAGTTGTTTGCCGAAACAGCTGCAAAAATATTATCGGCCAATGGTATAAAGGTGTTTCTGTTCGATTCGCTTCGTCCGACTCCTGAACTTTCTTTTACGGTCAGATACCTTAAATGTCAAAGTGGGATTGTAATTACGGCTTCCCATAACCCCAAGGAATACAACGGATATAAAGTATATTGGGATGATGGGGGACAAATTATTGCCCCTCATGACAAGAACATCATTGAAGAGGTTAAGAAGATCAAAAATATCGATCAGGTCAGGTTAGATGGGAATAAAGATAAAATTGAAATTATTGGTGAAGAAATTGATGAAATCTATACAGATAAAATTAAAACTTTGTCAATTTCTCCAGAACTGATAAAGAAAAACAACGACCTGAAAATCGTTTATACTCCTTTACATGGCAGTGGGGTCAAGCTTATTCCTAAGATTTTAGAAAAGTTTGGGTTCAGAAATGTAATCCATGTTCCTCAACAGGATGTTACCGACGGGAACTTCCCCACGGTTAAATCTCCTAATCCCGAAGAACATGCAGCATTAGACTTGGCTTTGGAAAAAGCAAAAGAAACGGATGCGGATCTGGTTTTAGCCAGCGATCCCGATGCTGACCGGGTTGGAGTGGCAGTGAAAAATAAAGACGGACAATTTGTCCTGCTGAATGGCAACCAGACAGCTACCTTGTTGATCAATTACCTTATTTCCTGCAGGGCTTCCAAAAAGATTCTCAATGGCAATCAATATATTGTCAAAACCATTGTCACTACAGACCTTATAGCGGATATTGCAAAAAAATACAAGGTCGAATATTTTGACGTATTGACAGGTTTCAAATATATCGCAGATACCATCCAGCAAAACGAAAAAGAGAACAAAGATTTTATTGGCGGAGGAGAAGAAAGTTATGGATTTTTGGCAGCCGATTTTGTCAGGGATAAAGATGCCGTAATGACCTGTGCCTTGGTTGCTGAAACAGCTGCCTGGGCCAGAGAAAATGGGAAAACACTCTGGGATGTTTTGGTTGATATTTATGTGGAATATGGATTTTACAAAGAATCTCTTATTTCTATTGTGCGCCAGGGTAAAAGCGGAGCGGAAGAAATCCAAAAGATGATGGAAAGGTTCAGGAATAATCCTCCTTCTTTCATCAATAATTCTGAAGTAATGCTGATCAATGATTACCTGAAACACTTATCTTATGGGAAATTAAGCACACCCAACGATATCACATTACCTGTCTCCAATGTGCTTCAATTTTTCCTGAAAGATGGTTCAAAGATTTCCATCAGGCCTTCAGGAACAGAGCCTAAAATCAAATTTTATTTCAGTGTAAAAGAAAAGCTGGCCAACAAAGATGATTTTCAAAAAGTTGATGACCTGCTCGCTGAAAGAATCAAAAATATTATTGCAGATTTAAAAATCAGCTAA
- the rfbD gene encoding dTDP-4-dehydrorhamnose reductase → MIKILVTGSNGQLGTEIHELSTYYPQFDFIYTDVDTLDITNSKELERFVDGHPVQYIVNCAAFTAVDKAESEKHMANLLNYTAVKYLAELSKKKNIRLIHISSDYVYSGESCTPYSEDHPTNPSSVYGQTKLNGDKEVLKSGTGLILRTSWLYSPYGNNFVKTMLKLGHERKEINVVFDQVGTPTYAHDLANVILKIIDSFEEKNSNFVPGVFHFSNEGVCSWYDFAWEIMKMSSLRCKVNPIETKDFPTPVKRPSFSVLNKNKIKSTFGFGIPYWKDSLKDCMKRLGYETK, encoded by the coding sequence ATGATTAAAATATTGGTTACAGGTTCAAACGGACAATTAGGAACCGAAATACATGAATTATCAACCTATTACCCTCAATTCGATTTTATATATACGGATGTTGATACCCTGGATATTACAAATTCAAAAGAATTAGAAAGATTCGTGGATGGGCATCCCGTACAGTATATCGTTAATTGTGCGGCATTTACAGCAGTAGATAAGGCAGAAAGCGAGAAACACATGGCTAATCTGCTCAATTATACAGCAGTAAAATATCTGGCCGAACTTTCTAAAAAGAAAAATATCCGGTTGATCCACATTTCATCCGACTACGTTTACAGTGGAGAATCCTGCACTCCTTATAGTGAAGACCATCCCACCAATCCATCTTCTGTGTACGGGCAAACCAAATTAAATGGCGATAAGGAAGTTCTAAAATCAGGGACAGGACTCATCCTTCGTACTTCATGGCTATATTCCCCCTATGGAAATAACTTCGTTAAAACCATGTTGAAATTGGGACATGAACGGAAAGAAATCAATGTGGTCTTTGACCAGGTAGGTACGCCGACATACGCACACGATTTGGCTAATGTAATACTTAAAATTATTGATTCATTTGAGGAAAAAAATAGTAATTTTGTTCCAGGGGTTTTTCATTTTTCAAATGAAGGAGTTTGTAGTTGGTATGATTTTGCATGGGAAATTATGAAAATGTCTTCGCTTCGCTGCAAAGTGAATCCAATAGAAACCAAAGATTTCCCCACACCGGTCAAAAGGCCCTCCTTCAGTGTACTGAATAAAAATAAAATAAAATCCACCTTTGGATTTGGCATTCCATATTGGAAAGACAGTTTAAAAGATTGCATGAAACGCTTAGGTTACGAAACGAAATAA